A region of Campylobacter armoricus DNA encodes the following proteins:
- a CDS encoding AEC family transporter — translation MFIFSSLFSIFCLLFGGYFAKKIKILKQKQARAFLDFAIIFALPCLIFERTYHLNFDFSLIMIILIGLFSSLVSALFCTILAFFFKFSKSTLVSIFLLSSFGNTLFVGIPVVMGIYKQSYFLGEIILYDALATSLPVALLAPFIISLASEQKTSFFQNLKKIFTFPPFVALILGIVFKLIQLPEFIFEPLRMLGSSATPIALFAIGLNLGFSSITTSYKATSIVIFGKMILTPLIFLALLKLLNFELNSSSIIALLESAMPTMTMVAAMIMKAKLDTNLAVSSVAFGIVFAFISLPIWVYFLI, via the coding sequence ATGTTTATTTTTTCATCGTTATTTAGTATATTTTGCTTACTTTTTGGTGGATATTTTGCTAAGAAAATTAAAATTTTAAAACAAAAACAAGCTAGGGCTTTTCTTGACTTTGCTATCATTTTTGCTCTACCTTGTTTAATTTTTGAAAGAACTTATCATTTAAATTTTGATTTTTCTTTGATAATGATTATTTTAATTGGTTTGTTTTCATCACTTGTTTCAGCTTTGTTTTGCACGATTTTAGCTTTCTTTTTTAAATTTAGTAAAAGCACTCTAGTAAGTATTTTTTTACTTTCAAGTTTTGGAAATACTTTATTTGTAGGTATTCCTGTCGTAATGGGAATTTACAAACAATCTTATTTTTTAGGAGAAATTATTCTTTATGATGCTCTTGCTACTTCTTTACCAGTAGCCCTGCTTGCACCTTTTATCATCTCTTTAGCAAGTGAGCAAAAAACGAGTTTTTTTCAAAATCTTAAAAAAATCTTTACTTTTCCACCCTTTGTTGCACTTATCTTAGGGATAGTTTTTAAACTAATCCAACTTCCAGAATTTATTTTTGAACCTTTGCGTATGTTGGGTTCTAGTGCTACACCCATAGCTTTATTTGCTATAGGATTAAACTTGGGTTTTAGCTCTATTACAACTTCTTATAAGGCTACTTCAATAGTCATTTTTGGCAAAATGATACTCACACCTTTGATATTTTTAGCACTTTTAAAACTCTTAAACTTTGAGCTAAATTCTAGCTCTATCATTGCCTTGCTTGAATCAGCAATGCCTACTATGACAATGGTTGCAGCCATGATAATGAAAGCAAAACTTGATACAAATTTGGCTGTGAGTTCAGTGGCTTTTGGAATAGTCTTTGCCTTTATTTCTTTACCTATTTGGGTGTATTTTTTAATCTAA
- a CDS encoding bifunctional chorismate-binding protein/class IV aminotransferase, translated as MTFAIFGKYLYNDLTFTLKAYNQKESKKAFKIIEKCKNDYYFLGYIRYEFYKYLEDENYTSKEPFLYFFAFKTKKIFINKETNLDFYPNFLSNLNQENYFVNFDKVKQAIAKGQSYQINLTQELHLQSNLNIYESFLSLYPRQNTPYKAYMKNEFLELASFSPELFFKIKNKKIITKPMKGTIKRSNNPKEDEKLKEFLKQDEKTISENVMIVDLLRNDISKLIKKNSLNCKLFQVKTYPTLHQFISKISGKLKKDINYFKIFKALFPCGSITGAPKLEAIKLIQDLEQRERGIYCGAIGLIHKKNAKFSVAIRTLEKKNYDDFLRYGVGSGLVWDSQKKDEFEELKLKSKILKPDFYLFETMYYKNHSILFFKEHLTRLLNSAKFFGFETQNLIEEFKNTINKKDKRIHFKSIQNFNEFVFNHQYFFTKSNFTQKGSKAIKLKLFKNGLYEFEFNNISENLSKKILISKDILKVNTLTHHKSSLRSIYDANSYLWKENICYDIVFFDKENLLCEGSRTNIIIKLNDGYFTPYTKNCLNGIYRQMLLKHKLIKEKDINKNEFLNAKEIYAINSLRGLKKVYL; from the coding sequence ATGACATTTGCTATCTTTGGAAAATATCTTTACAATGATCTTACTTTTACCCTTAAAGCTTACAATCAAAAAGAAAGTAAAAAAGCTTTCAAAATCATAGAAAAATGCAAAAATGATTATTATTTTTTAGGTTATATTCGATATGAATTTTATAAATACTTAGAAGATGAAAATTATACAAGCAAAGAGCCTTTTTTATATTTTTTTGCTTTCAAAACAAAAAAAATCTTTATAAATAAAGAAACAAATTTAGACTTTTATCCAAACTTTTTATCAAATTTAAATCAAGAAAACTATTTTGTAAATTTTGACAAAGTTAAACAAGCAATAGCCAAAGGACAAAGTTACCAAATCAATCTTACTCAAGAATTACACTTACAATCAAATCTTAATATATATGAAAGTTTTTTAAGTCTTTATCCTAGACAAAATACCCCTTATAAAGCTTATATGAAAAATGAATTCTTAGAATTAGCTTCTTTTTCGCCTGAGCTTTTTTTTAAAATCAAAAATAAAAAAATCATCACAAAACCCATGAAAGGCACAATAAAACGCTCAAATAACCCAAAAGAAGATGAAAAATTAAAAGAATTTTTAAAACAAGATGAGAAAACCATTAGCGAAAATGTGATGATAGTTGATTTGTTGCGTAATGATATTTCTAAATTAATAAAAAAGAATTCTTTAAACTGCAAGCTCTTTCAAGTGAAAACCTATCCCACTCTACACCAGTTTATATCAAAAATTAGTGGAAAATTAAAAAAAGATATAAATTATTTTAAAATTTTTAAAGCTCTTTTTCCATGTGGTTCTATCACTGGTGCTCCAAAACTTGAAGCTATTAAACTTATACAAGATTTAGAACAAAGAGAACGCGGGATTTATTGTGGGGCTATAGGATTAATTCATAAAAAAAATGCAAAATTTAGCGTAGCTATACGCACTTTAGAGAAAAAAAATTATGATGATTTTTTAAGATATGGTGTAGGAAGTGGGCTTGTATGGGATTCACAAAAGAAAGATGAATTTGAAGAATTAAAGTTAAAAAGTAAAATTTTAAAACCTGATTTTTATTTATTTGAAACAATGTATTATAAAAATCATTCTATTTTATTTTTCAAAGAACATTTAACAAGGCTTTTAAATTCAGCCAAATTTTTTGGCTTTGAAACCCAAAATTTGATAGAAGAATTCAAAAACACAATAAACAAAAAAGATAAAAGAATTCATTTTAAATCTATACAAAATTTTAATGAATTTGTTTTTAATCATCAGTATTTTTTTACAAAAAGTAATTTCACTCAAAAAGGTTCAAAGGCCATTAAATTAAAACTCTTTAAAAATGGTCTTTATGAATTTGAATTTAATAATATAAGTGAAAACCTCAGCAAAAAAATACTTATAAGTAAAGATATATTAAAAGTAAATACCTTAACTCACCATAAAAGCTCTTTGCGTAGTATATATGATGCAAATTCATATTTATGGAAAGAAAATATTTGCTATGATATAGTTTTTTTTGATAAAGAAAATTTACTTTGTGAGGGCTCAAGAACTAATATCATTATAAAATTAAACGATGGGTATTTTACTCCATACACCAAAAACTGCCTAAATGGCATTTATAGACAAATGCTTTTAAAACACAAACTTATTAAAGAAAAAGATATTAATAAAAATGAATTTTTAAATGCTAAAGAAATTTATGCTATTAATTCCTTAAGAGGATTGAAGAAGGTGTATTTATAA
- a CDS encoding anthranilate synthase component II — protein MMKVLIIDNYDSFTYTIAFYLKELNIAYKIIKNDKFKNPKKLEKYNFTHLLISPGPNSPKESKLSLKAIKYFKKNKKILGICLGHQCIAYAFGGKISKLPNPTHGKVKTIKFKSNPLFKQLEQNFQICLYHSLYVSYIGKKCEILAQSKDGIIMALKHKKYNIYGVQFHPEAILSQNGKKLLKNFLTL, from the coding sequence ATAATGAAAGTTTTAATCATAGACAACTACGATTCTTTTACCTACACTATAGCCTTTTATTTAAAAGAATTAAATATTGCTTATAAAATCATAAAAAATGATAAATTTAAAAATCCCAAAAAACTTGAAAAATACAATTTTACTCACCTTTTAATCTCACCAGGTCCAAATTCTCCAAAAGAATCAAAACTAAGCCTAAAAGCTATAAAATACTTTAAAAAGAATAAAAAAATTCTTGGAATTTGCTTGGGTCATCAATGTATAGCTTATGCATTTGGTGGTAAAATTTCAAAACTTCCAAACCCAACTCATGGCAAGGTAAAAACTATAAAATTCAAATCAAATCCACTTTTTAAACAACTTGAACAAAATTTTCAAATTTGTTTATATCATTCTCTTTATGTTAGCTACATAGGTAAAAAATGCGAAATTTTAGCACAAAGTAAGGATGGTATCATCATGGCTTTAAAACATAAAAAATACAATATTTATGGAGTTCAGTTTCACCCCGAAGCCATACTTAGCCAAAATGGTAAAAAATTACTTAAAAATTTTCTTACTTTATAA
- a CDS encoding TolC family protein: protein MKILYLLFLPLFLLANDLKEFIDLSLNNESYLQKQLQFSKSILEQESIQNAYLPSLHLGVSYLGSNKDRFIIEPQESLMSTLSLKFLLFDGGNREAKIASMQSLRQLAHLEKENMANYIALNASVLYFNYLSLESIIKSYKQKETTLQNQLKRLENFYQAGLASQSELESIRAKYELSSYELAQNELKLHELKNEIYNLSKTHFIPSFQNILQEPSVEKNKSYEIALMQEKLNLENLKIDSAKAELFPKIFLQNSFSFYDMNYNPKLPYELKTTSEDFLKEHGQSNRFFIAFEWKIFDFGANQKALEAQKYTSKITQLELEKTKRKVDIELDNLLQEIKISKIKIKALKASFNAANLAFEAIEKKYNAGLCSYVEYLNALELKYKSQSQLELAKNEYEITKVRYYFTAGVDIKTKVLE, encoded by the coding sequence ATGAAAATTTTATATTTGCTTTTCTTACCCTTGTTTTTACTAGCTAATGATTTAAAAGAATTTATAGATTTAAGCTTAAACAATGAAAGTTATTTACAAAAGCAACTTCAATTTTCCAAAAGTATCTTAGAGCAAGAAAGTATTCAAAATGCTTATTTGCCAAGTTTGCATTTGGGAGTTTCTTATTTAGGCTCAAATAAAGATCGTTTCATCATAGAACCTCAAGAAAGCCTAATGAGCACACTTTCACTGAAATTTTTACTTTTTGATGGAGGTAATAGAGAAGCAAAAATCGCAAGTATGCAAAGCTTAAGACAACTTGCTCATCTTGAAAAAGAAAATATGGCAAATTATATAGCACTTAATGCTAGTGTTTTATATTTTAATTATCTTAGTTTAGAAAGTATTATAAAAAGCTATAAACAAAAAGAAACCACTTTGCAAAATCAACTCAAACGCTTGGAAAATTTTTATCAAGCTGGACTTGCTAGCCAAAGTGAGCTTGAAAGTATTAGAGCAAAATATGAGTTAAGTTCTTATGAATTAGCTCAAAATGAATTAAAATTACATGAATTAAAAAATGAAATTTATAACCTTAGTAAAACACATTTTATACCTTCTTTTCAAAATATTTTACAAGAGCCAAGCGTAGAAAAAAATAAAAGCTATGAAATAGCTCTTATGCAAGAAAAATTAAATTTAGAAAATTTAAAAATAGATTCTGCTAAAGCTGAGTTGTTTCCAAAAATATTTCTACAAAATAGTTTTAGCTTTTATGATATGAATTATAATCCTAAATTACCTTATGAGTTAAAAACAACAAGTGAAGATTTTTTAAAAGAACATGGACAAAGCAATCGTTTTTTTATAGCTTTTGAATGGAAAATTTTTGATTTTGGTGCTAATCAAAAAGCTCTAGAAGCTCAAAAATACACAAGCAAAATTACTCAATTAGAACTTGAAAAAACCAAAAGAAAAGTGGATATAGAACTAGATAATCTTTTGCAAGAAATTAAAATTTCTAAAATCAAAATAAAAGCATTAAAAGCTAGTTTTAATGCAGCTAATTTAGCTTTTGAAGCCATAGAGAAAAAATACAACGCAGGACTTTGCTCATATGTAGAATACTTAAATGCATTAGAATTAAAATATAAAAGTCAAAGTCAGCTTGAACTGGCTAAAAACGAATATGAAATCACAAAAGTAAGATATTATTTTACAGCTGGGGTTGATATAAAAACAAAGGTTTTAGAATGA
- a CDS encoding efflux RND transporter periplasmic adaptor subunit: MKFVFLILLSLFALKAEEIYASFDVLAQNQSKLSLQNAGIVKIIYANTNDKVKKDQILLKLDDTSEQIALKLAQNEYKLATLTLEHTKSSLEKFKKVQEVIDKQSYENVLFEFQKAQTLQQKAFLNIQYYKDLIDKKTLKAPYDGIISNKYIDIGDGARGISHVLFDFFSYPKVKLLLSFDEKFKDKVKINDIFIYKIDSNEKEYQGKITLIYPSIDIKTRKVYAEVEALNFTPGSFGEGKIITKD; this comes from the coding sequence ATGAAATTTGTATTTTTAATTTTACTTTCCTTATTTGCTTTAAAAGCTGAAGAAATTTATGCTAGTTTTGATGTACTTGCACAAAATCAATCTAAATTATCCCTGCAAAATGCTGGTATAGTTAAAATTATTTATGCTAATACTAATGACAAAGTAAAAAAAGATCAAATTTTACTTAAACTCGATGATACAAGCGAGCAAATAGCTTTAAAATTAGCACAAAATGAATACAAACTTGCCACTCTTACACTAGAACATACTAAAAGCTCTTTGGAAAAATTTAAAAAGGTTCAAGAAGTAATAGACAAACAAAGCTACGAAAATGTTTTATTTGAATTTCAAAAAGCACAAACTTTGCAACAAAAAGCTTTTTTAAACATACAATACTATAAAGACTTGATAGATAAAAAAACCTTAAAAGCGCCTTATGATGGGATTATTTCTAATAAATACATTGATATAGGAGATGGTGCGAGAGGGATTTCTCATGTTTTATTTGATTTTTTTTCTTACCCAAAAGTAAAATTGCTTTTAAGTTTTGATGAAAAATTTAAAGATAAAGTAAAAATCAATGATATTTTTATTTATAAAATAGATTCAAATGAAAAAGAATATCAAGGTAAAATTACTCTTATTTATCCAAGTATAGATATAAAAACGCGAAAAGTTTATGCAGAGGTTGAAGCTTTAAACTTTACTCCAGGTTCTTTTGGAGAAGGAAAAATCATCACTAAGGATTAA
- a CDS encoding efflux RND transporter permease subunit — MYRFAINNPIAVLMFFIALVIFGTFSIFSMPINLYPKVDIPLIKITTTTNGDLKFIESKITKEIENAISDVQGIKNINSTSYNNFSISVVEFELGKNLEVAANDIRDKLNTITLPAKPTLEKISPDAGSVVSLFLSSSDNLKLMRKIDNDIKPFLQRIAGVGTINDIAFLKPQVQIKLLPNALQKYQINALDVAKIIQSHNFKQYLGEFENSKDNLAIKGYFEAQNLEELKNIRIFSGVFLKDIANISYGLEDQKQFAMLDTKDGVLLELNKISGYNSLKVIENIKNSLKTLQTIAGDDIEIKIVYDKSQNILKHINQVIFDMIFGVVLTLLIVYVFLRNISATILAFIVLPTSIISSFFLINLLGYDINRLTIIALTLSIGIFIDDAIVIIESIAKKAKNLPPLQASFEGIKEIGFSVLSISAVLLCVFIPIAYMNSIPGLFFNVLATSVASGVIISYLVSVFLIPTLSARFLNTNESVFYKKSEFLFIKLDLFYENLLYKVLANKIKFIISTIIIIILCFSLAPKIGLDFLPIEEDSEIQILLESKEDLSLEAMKIKSLEVYESIKQDSSVAYAYLLIGYNDAKEIKKAKIYVKLKPLNEREFRQPKLISIFQEKLNPYKDLKIKVLELPKIEGAGIEDPVQIQILGDDLKLIKQAIDRAKEVFSKHEGFVAIDDNEGDLKEEIAITINKEKAAKLGINPQELAYVLAYSFGNLSVGNMDYKNFKDEIILSFDKSFKQNPTSLELIELKNQYNENIKLSSIANFSYKKDLSLINRHNKTTSIKLTSSIENISLGEVRKIFESNLAYILGNNNLSFAYSGFLDFLDDTISGFLFSISLGMVLIYLILASLYSSLILPLIIMISMPLAFGGACFGIFITGNHFSLFVLVAIILLFGMVGKNAILLVDVANKKCDEGMDIEKALIYAGKSRLRAILMTTFAMIFSMLPLALSKGSGFEGNSPMAIAIIFGLISSTLLTLLVVPALFKFAYNLDIKIKKIYQRQKI; from the coding sequence TTGTATCGTTTTGCTATAAATAATCCTATTGCTGTTTTAATGTTTTTTATCGCTTTAGTAATTTTTGGTACTTTTTCTATTTTTAGTATGCCTATTAATCTTTATCCAAAAGTAGATATTCCTTTGATTAAAATCACTACTACCACAAATGGAGATTTAAAATTCATAGAATCAAAAATAACCAAAGAAATAGAAAATGCAATTTCAGATGTACAAGGGATAAAAAATATCAATTCTACAAGTTATAATAATTTTTCCATTTCGGTTGTTGAATTTGAACTAGGTAAAAATTTAGAAGTAGCTGCAAACGACATTAGAGATAAACTTAACACCATCACTCTTCCAGCAAAACCGACCTTAGAAAAAATATCCCCTGATGCAGGATCTGTTGTATCGTTATTTTTAAGTTCTAGTGATAATTTAAAACTTATGCGAAAAATTGACAATGATATAAAGCCCTTTTTGCAAAGAATTGCAGGTGTTGGAACGATCAATGATATAGCCTTTTTAAAACCACAAGTTCAAATCAAACTCTTGCCTAATGCTTTACAAAAATACCAAATTAATGCACTTGATGTAGCCAAAATCATTCAAAGTCATAATTTTAAACAATACTTAGGTGAATTTGAAAATTCTAAAGATAATTTAGCTATAAAAGGATATTTTGAAGCACAAAACTTAGAAGAGTTAAAAAACATACGCATTTTTAGTGGAGTATTTTTAAAAGACATAGCAAATATTAGTTATGGCTTAGAAGATCAAAAACAATTTGCAATGCTTGATACAAAAGATGGTGTGTTACTTGAGCTTAATAAAATTTCTGGTTATAACTCTTTAAAAGTTATAGAAAATATCAAAAATTCTTTAAAAACACTGCAAACAATAGCAGGTGATGATATAGAAATCAAAATAGTATATGATAAAAGTCAAAATATTTTAAAACATATAAATCAAGTCATTTTTGATATGATTTTTGGTGTAGTTTTAACGCTTTTAATAGTATATGTATTTTTAAGAAATATCAGTGCGACTATTTTAGCTTTTATTGTTTTGCCAACTTCAATTATTTCTAGTTTTTTCTTAATCAATCTTTTAGGTTATGATATTAATCGCTTAACTATCATAGCCTTAACTTTAAGTATAGGAATTTTTATAGATGATGCTATAGTTATAATTGAAAGCATAGCTAAAAAGGCAAAAAATCTTCCTCCTTTACAAGCTTCTTTTGAAGGTATTAAAGAAATTGGCTTTAGTGTTTTAAGCATCAGTGCTGTTTTATTGTGTGTGTTTATACCTATTGCTTATATGAATTCAATTCCTGGTTTATTTTTTAATGTATTAGCCACTAGCGTTGCTTCTGGGGTGATTATAAGCTATCTTGTAAGTGTGTTTTTAATCCCTACTTTGAGTGCTAGATTTTTAAACACTAATGAAAGTGTATTTTATAAAAAAAGTGAATTTTTATTTATAAAACTTGATCTTTTTTATGAAAATTTACTTTATAAAGTTTTGGCTAATAAAATTAAATTCATCATATCAACTATTATTATAATTATTTTATGCTTTTCCCTAGCTCCAAAAATAGGTTTGGATTTTCTACCTATAGAAGAAGATAGTGAAATACAAATTTTATTAGAAAGCAAAGAAGATTTATCTTTAGAAGCTATGAAAATAAAAAGTTTAGAAGTATATGAAAGTATAAAGCAAGATTCAAGTGTTGCCTATGCATATTTACTCATAGGATATAACGACGCAAAAGAAATCAAAAAAGCAAAAATTTATGTAAAATTAAAACCCTTAAATGAAAGAGAATTTAGACAACCCAAACTTATAAGTATTTTTCAAGAAAAATTAAACCCATATAAAGATTTAAAAATAAAAGTTTTAGAACTCCCTAAAATAGAAGGTGCAGGTATAGAAGATCCTGTGCAAATTCAAATTCTAGGTGATGATTTAAAGCTGATAAAACAAGCCATTGATAGAGCAAAAGAAGTATTTTCAAAACATGAAGGTTTTGTTGCCATAGATGATAATGAAGGAGATTTAAAAGAAGAAATAGCCATCACTATCAATAAAGAAAAAGCAGCAAAACTTGGTATCAATCCTCAAGAACTTGCCTATGTTTTAGCTTATTCTTTTGGAAATTTAAGCGTTGGAAATATGGACTATAAAAATTTTAAAGATGAAATTATCCTTAGTTTTGATAAATCTTTTAAGCAAAATCCAACAAGTCTTGAGCTAATAGAACTTAAAAATCAATACAATGAAAACATAAAGCTTTCTAGTATTGCAAATTTTTCATACAAAAAAGATCTTTCCTTAATCAACAGACATAACAAAACCACAAGTATAAAACTAACTTCAAGCATAGAAAACATTTCTTTAGGCGAAGTAAGAAAAATTTTTGAGTCCAACTTAGCTTATATTTTAGGAAATAACAATCTATCTTTTGCTTATTCTGGATTTTTAGACTTTTTAGATGATACTATTAGTGGGTTTTTATTTTCTATATCTTTAGGAATGGTTTTAATTTATCTAATTCTTGCTTCTTTATACTCAAGCTTAATACTTCCTTTAATCATTATGATAAGTATGCCTTTAGCTTTTGGTGGAGCATGTTTTGGAATTTTTATCACAGGAAATCATTTTTCTTTATTTGTGCTTGTGGCTATCATTTTGCTTTTTGGTATGGTAGGTAAAAATGCTATATTATTAGTAGATGTAGCTAATAAAAAATGCGATGAAGGCATGGATATAGAAAAAGCACTAATTTATGCAGGAAAAAGTCGTTTAAGAGCCATTTTAATGACAACCTTTGCGATGATTTTTTCCATGCTTCCACTAGCACTTTCAAAAGGTTCTGGCTTTGAGGGAAATTCTCCTATGGCCATTGCTATTATATTTGGTCTTATTAGCTCAACCTTACTTACACTTTTAGTAGTGCCAGCTTTATTTAAATTTGCTTATAATTTAGATATAAAAATTAAAAAAATCTACCAAAGACAAAAAATTTAA
- a CDS encoding autotransporter domain-containing protein — MKLSYHTSKVLMGVGISALLSSAALTQEITINGYDSTMEQYFETNDGRNFNLKTDHTNDNLTIDLFHADLANDIVNDEFKDLSRVSINMGSNNLTFKNTSEDASYVTNYTINAKKTEATDVIFQSLDGKSIVNGNFSIKGSSNPADGVLDDIKSSAILIADGHGFQGSLEVNGNFTADKSTLFTIGGNKSQNHIQVNGKANITNSTFSIGTTSFGDLALNNYIFMSASEGFNEDITSSNKASANISKSFESATGINHKDLGLDSDIIRAMDVKDFVDYELSTKDNKLLISGGANENVNNNKMVLESDKKYLELIKTDLEDAKDDEGANIEKIDEAIAKIEEQITQIQEMINNAGSGEISNDDYVKNDSSVSASNKDFVSKILDGLALGKDFNAIGSIKFDKAGEQIANDIKDSAKSISNVNQASSGINSTINVSNDVSIGSRVAMLNNPYGNYAMKLSKIRFAANDYMGNYIDNYKNSIWGNVIGGANIIDGDSGALYGATIGMDRKINDDVIIGAYFTYANAEIKDNLLTQKSDNFQFGAYSNIYISPKVEVNVKAYTQFSPTDQDIINRGFNTTNSADFTRKFFGLSANVGYVFDFSDNTLFIKPFAGANYYYAHTPSYSESRIAGKDIESASNNSISLELGTELRKYMSEESYLFITPKIEQYIMNNGDDFIASLNGVALPSVKSDDKKKTYAQIIVGGNVDINEQFSLNAGIGAKQILAGKTDGKNETYVSGQVGFKYKF, encoded by the coding sequence ATGAAACTTTCTTATCATACAAGTAAAGTTTTAATGGGAGTTGGTATTAGTGCTTTGTTAAGCAGTGCTGCCTTGACACAAGAAATCACCATTAATGGCTATGATAGCACCATGGAGCAATATTTTGAAACAAACGATGGACGAAATTTCAATTTAAAAACAGATCATACTAATGATAATTTAACCATAGATCTTTTTCACGCAGACTTAGCGAATGATATAGTTAATGATGAATTTAAAGATCTCTCAAGAGTAAGTATAAACATGGGTTCTAATAATCTCACTTTTAAGAATACCTCTGAAGATGCTAGTTATGTAACAAACTATACCATTAATGCCAAAAAAACAGAAGCTACAGATGTGATATTCCAAAGCTTAGATGGAAAATCTATAGTTAATGGAAATTTTAGCATAAAAGGTTCATCTAATCCTGCAGATGGTGTTTTAGATGATATAAAATCTTCAGCTATTTTAATCGCCGATGGACATGGATTTCAAGGCTCTCTTGAAGTAAATGGAAATTTTACAGCAGATAAATCTACTCTATTTACCATAGGTGGCAATAAAAGTCAAAACCACATTCAAGTAAATGGCAAAGCAAATATCACAAATTCGACTTTTTCCATAGGGACAACAAGTTTTGGTGACTTAGCTTTAAATAATTATATTTTCATGAGTGCAAGCGAAGGATTTAATGAAGATATAACAAGCTCAAACAAAGCTAGTGCAAACATAAGTAAAAGTTTTGAAAGCGCTACAGGTATAAACCATAAGGATTTAGGACTTGATTCTGACATTATAAGAGCTATGGATGTAAAAGATTTTGTTGATTATGAACTTTCTACTAAAGATAATAAGCTTTTAATTAGCGGTGGTGCAAACGAAAATGTAAATAACAACAAGATGGTTTTAGAAAGCGATAAAAAATATCTAGAATTAATTAAAACTGATTTAGAAGATGCCAAAGATGATGAAGGTGCTAATATAGAAAAAATAGATGAAGCCATAGCAAAAATTGAAGAACAAATAACACAAATTCAAGAAATGATTAACAATGCTGGAAGTGGAGAAATTTCTAATGATGATTATGTTAAAAACGATTCTAGTGTTTCAGCTTCTAATAAAGATTTTGTTTCTAAAATTTTAGATGGACTTGCACTTGGTAAAGACTTTAACGCAATAGGTAGTATCAAATTTGACAAAGCCGGAGAGCAAATAGCAAACGATATAAAAGATTCGGCTAAATCTATCTCAAATGTAAATCAAGCCTCATCAGGCATAAACTCAACTATTAATGTTTCTAATGATGTATCTATAGGTTCTCGTGTAGCTATGTTGAATAATCCTTATGGAAACTATGCTATGAAACTATCTAAAATAAGATTTGCTGCCAATGATTACATGGGAAATTATATAGATAATTATAAAAACAGTATTTGGGGCAATGTAATAGGCGGTGCAAATATCATAGATGGAGATAGTGGTGCTTTATATGGAGCTACCATAGGTATGGATAGAAAAATCAACGATGATGTTATTATTGGAGCTTATTTTACTTATGCAAACGCTGAAATAAAAGATAATCTTTTAACACAAAAATCAGATAATTTCCAATTTGGTGCTTATTCTAATATCTATATAAGTCCAAAAGTTGAAGTTAATGTTAAAGCTTACACTCAATTTTCTCCTACAGATCAAGATATTATAAATAGAGGATTTAACACAACAAATAGTGCTGATTTTACTAGAAAATTCTTTGGCTTAAGTGCTAATGTGGGATATGTTTTTGATTTTAGTGATAATACTTTATTTATCAAACCTTTTGCTGGGGCAAACTACTACTATGCACACACTCCAAGCTATAGTGAAAGCAGAATTGCTGGAAAAGATATAGAAAGCGCTAGCAACAACTCCATCTCATTAGAACTAGGAACTGAACTTAGAAAATATATGAGTGAAGAATCATATTTATTTATCACTCCAAAAATAGAACAATATATAATGAATAATGGAGATGATTTTATAGCAAGTTTAAATGGAGTAGCATTGCCTAGCGTAAAAAGCGATGATAAGAAAAAAACTTACGCTCAAATCATTGTAGGTGGTAATGTAGATATTAACGAACAATTTAGCCTTAATGCAGGTATTGGAGCTAAACAAATATTAGCTGGCAAAACAGATGGTAAAAATGAAACTTATGTAAGTGGTCAAGTAGGTTTTAAATATAAATTCTAA
- a CDS encoding Spx/MgsR family RNA polymerase-binding regulatory protein, which yields MLKFYGIKNCNSVKKAMDYFNSKQIEFEFLDIKKIDEETLNFWLSKRSVLELVNTAGMSARKIGLNKEKLQSLNQDEIKAMILQSPTLIKRPLIVKDDEVFIAKEYESF from the coding sequence ATGTTAAAATTTTATGGTATAAAAAATTGTAATAGTGTTAAAAAAGCTATGGATTATTTTAATTCTAAGCAGATTGAATTTGAGTTTTTGGATATTAAAAAAATAGATGAAGAAACTTTGAATTTTTGGCTTAGCAAAAGAAGTGTTTTGGAGCTTGTAAATACAGCAGGTATGAGTGCTAGAAAAATAGGATTAAATAAAGAAAAACTCCAAAGTCTAAACCAAGATGAGATTAAAGCTATGATTTTACAGAGCCCAACGCTGATAAAACGCCCATTAATCGTAAAAGATGATGAAGTTTTTATAGCTAAAGAATATGAGAGTTTTTAA